The Apium graveolens cultivar Ventura chromosome 11, ASM990537v1, whole genome shotgun sequence genome has a window encoding:
- the LOC141698035 gene encoding uncharacterized protein LOC141698035, with the protein MGERKVLNKYYSPDFNPAKIPRRKVHAINNQIKVRMMLSMNIRCNLCGNYIGKGTKFNSRKEEVIGQRYLDTIKILRFYIKCPACCSEITVITDPQNSDYIVESGASRNFEPWHEEQETREVADAMESLENRARGLKREMGDVVALEELRFIKSRHADVSVDALINHLVPEKKDELCQEDEALIKSEFSGLEKCVRRIDDFDDEEDILDSKNNNIGLKKTRVSGDFTCARYICGKGSCATLGDKLILSHICAVKKKPEQKALERTGNKDKTKNDQANKTLQSLFKDYESDEEDS; encoded by the coding sequence ATGGGAGAAAGAAAAGTGTTGAACAAGTACTATTCGCCTGATTTCAATCCTGCCAAAATTCCGAGGAGAAAAGTGCATGCAATCAACAACCAAATTAAGGTTCGTATGATGTTGTCCATGAATATTCGATGCAATTTATGTGGAAATTATATTGGGAAAGGTACCAAGTTTAATTCGAGAAAAGAAGAGGTTATCGGGCAGAGATATCTAGATACTATCAAGATTTTGAGGTTTTACATCAAGTGCCCCGCTTGTTGTAGTGAGATCACTGTGATCACCGACCCACAAAATTCTGATTATATTGTCGAGTCTGGTGCATCCAGGAATTTCGAACCTTGGCATGAGGAACAAGAAACGAGGGAAGTTGCGGATGCTATGGAATCTCTTGAGAACCGGGCTCGAGGTTTGAAAAGAGAGATGGGGGATGTTGTTGCGTTGGAGGAGTTGCGGTTTATAAAATCTAGACATGCAGATGTTAGTGTTGATGCATTGATTAATCACCTGGTGCCCGAGAAGAAGGATGAGTTATGTCAAGAGGATGAAGCTTTGATTAAATCTGAGTTTAGTGGACTGGAAAAATGTGTCAGGAGGAttgatgattttgatgatgaagaagatattTTAGAtagtaaaaataataatattGGCTTAAAGAAAACAAGAGTTTCCGGTGATTTTACTTGTGCTCGTTATATTTGTGGTAAAGGATCGTGTGCTACATTGGGTGATAAACTCATTCTCAGTCACATTTGTGCCGTGAAGAAAAAGCCAGAGCAAAAAGCATTGGAAAGAACAGGAAATAAAGACAAGACGAAAAACGATCAGGCTAATAAGACACTACAATCTTTGTTCAAAGATTATGAGAGTGATGAGGAGGATTCCTAA